In one Zobellia galactanivorans genomic region, the following are encoded:
- a CDS encoding c-type cytochrome encodes MKTFGIKSFITPLALFLFGSVVHAQESVLAESMMRGSEIYADFCVSCHLENGEGIQSTFPPLANSDYLAQNREASIRGVKYGQQGKMTVNGISYNNIMPSMGLEDEEIADVMNYIMNSWGNTSKKMVTVDEVAAIEK; translated from the coding sequence ATGAAAACCTTTGGTATAAAATCATTTATAACGCCCCTTGCACTTTTCCTTTTCGGATCGGTCGTCCATGCACAGGAATCCGTATTAGCGGAAAGTATGATGCGGGGTAGTGAAATCTATGCCGACTTTTGTGTTAGCTGCCATCTAGAAAACGGAGAAGGCATCCAAAGTACCTTTCCCCCCTTGGCCAATTCCGATTATCTTGCCCAAAACCGAGAGGCCAGTATTCGCGGGGTAAAATATGGCCAACAAGGTAAAATGACCGTAAACGGAATATCCTATAACAATATCATGCCCTCCATGGGACTAGAAGATGAAGAAATTGCCGATGTCATGAATTATATAATGAATTCTTGGGGCAACACTTCAAAGAAAATGGTAACTGTCGACGAAGTAGCCGCTATAGAAAAATAA
- a CDS encoding MFS transporter produces the protein MIEKDKGAWIWVPILYFTQGLPYVLVVSVSVIMYKQLGVSNEDIGLYTSLLYLPWVLKPLWSPFVDLKSTKRKWFLAMQFLIALALFGVALTIPSNMFLTATLACFWMAAFASATNDIASDGYYMLGLTEKKQSFFVGMRSTFYRLAMVTGEGLIVVMAGFLENKYGDNSKAWSLTMTAAAFLMLALTVSNFFAAPKYEAEQNDDTESPKGFFEVFASFFKKPGIGMALAFILTYRLGESQLVKMAAPFLLDAPDKGGLGYSTEQLGTIFGTAGVIFLSIGGILGGILISRDGLKKWMLPMVLSLNLPNLLYAILAMSKTTNIYAVTGTVILEKFGYGFGFAAFLMYLIYIAEGKSKTSHYAIATGFMALGMMLPGMISGFMQQWLGYGGFFVWVVIAALPALFLLNFIKYPADFGKKSSTENE, from the coding sequence ATGATAGAAAAAGATAAAGGGGCGTGGATATGGGTTCCCATTCTATATTTTACCCAAGGATTACCGTATGTACTGGTCGTAAGCGTCTCGGTCATAATGTACAAACAACTTGGCGTAAGCAATGAAGACATCGGTCTTTACACCAGTCTATTATACCTTCCATGGGTCTTAAAGCCTCTATGGAGTCCTTTTGTCGACCTTAAAAGCACCAAGCGCAAATGGTTCTTGGCCATGCAGTTTTTAATTGCCTTGGCCCTTTTTGGGGTCGCCCTTACCATACCCAGCAATATGTTTCTTACCGCTACCCTAGCCTGCTTCTGGATGGCGGCTTTTGCCTCGGCTACCAATGATATTGCTTCGGACGGATACTATATGCTAGGATTGACGGAAAAGAAACAATCCTTTTTTGTAGGGATGCGGAGTACGTTCTACCGTTTGGCCATGGTGACCGGGGAAGGCCTTATCGTGGTCATGGCCGGATTTTTGGAAAACAAATATGGCGACAACTCCAAAGCATGGAGCCTTACGATGACCGCTGCAGCCTTTTTGATGCTGGCCTTAACGGTCTCCAACTTTTTTGCCGCCCCAAAGTACGAAGCGGAACAGAACGATGACACCGAGAGTCCAAAAGGCTTTTTTGAAGTGTTCGCCTCCTTTTTTAAAAAACCGGGTATCGGCATGGCCCTGGCCTTTATATTGACCTACCGGCTGGGCGAATCGCAATTGGTAAAAATGGCCGCCCCCTTTCTGCTAGACGCCCCCGACAAGGGCGGATTAGGCTACTCCACCGAACAATTGGGAACGATTTTTGGCACGGCTGGAGTTATCTTCCTTTCCATTGGTGGTATTTTGGGAGGTATCTTGATTTCTCGGGACGGACTCAAAAAATGGATGCTGCCCATGGTACTTTCTTTAAACCTTCCGAACCTGCTCTATGCCATATTGGCCATGAGCAAGACCACGAATATCTACGCCGTGACCGGTACGGTAATTCTCGAGAAATTCGGGTACGGATTCGGTTTTGCCGCATTTCTCATGTACCTTATTTACATCGCCGAGGGCAAGTCAAAAACATCCCATTATGCCATTGCAACAGGTTTTATGGCCTTGGGCATGATGCTTCCGGGAATGATAAGCGGATTTATGCAGCAATGGTTAGGCTATGGCGGTTTTTTTGTATGGGTGGTCATTGCCGCGCTACCGGCGCTCTTCCTTTTAAACTTTATTAAATACCCCGCAGATTTCGGAAAGAAAAGCAGTACTGAAAATGAGTAG
- a CDS encoding DeoR/GlpR family DNA-binding transcription regulator, whose product MLKEERQQTILNEVELHNRILLTDIAETLDVSIDTVRRDVKELDAENKLRRVHGGAISLGFTTNSTRNSNIYKQKEKIKIAEKALKLLKDGGVVFIDGGTTCLELAHLVPSNIRLTCFTHSLPVAMELLTKPNVTVITVGGQLSRESQTAIGANAIHNLAEIKVDFSFIGTGYVDSHYGLTEFDWDIVQVKKAVIKCSKKTVLLSISEKLNSQHRYKTCDINAINTIITELDPENDLLSSFRNHDIRIL is encoded by the coding sequence ATGTTAAAAGAAGAACGGCAGCAGACCATATTGAACGAAGTGGAGCTGCACAACCGGATTTTACTGACCGATATTGCCGAAACCTTGGACGTGTCTATCGATACGGTCCGAAGGGATGTAAAAGAGCTTGATGCCGAGAATAAATTGCGACGGGTCCATGGCGGGGCCATTTCTTTGGGCTTTACTACCAATAGTACCCGAAACAGCAATATCTACAAGCAAAAGGAAAAGATAAAAATAGCCGAAAAAGCCCTGAAACTGTTGAAAGACGGTGGGGTCGTGTTTATAGATGGGGGTACCACCTGTTTGGAACTGGCACATCTGGTTCCTTCAAATATTAGGCTCACCTGTTTTACCCATAGTTTGCCGGTGGCCATGGAGCTGCTTACAAAGCCGAATGTTACGGTTATAACCGTCGGTGGCCAGCTTTCAAGGGAATCGCAAACGGCTATAGGGGCCAATGCCATACACAACTTGGCCGAAATAAAAGTGGATTTTAGCTTTATAGGAACAGGCTATGTAGATTCCCATTACGGATTGACCGAATTCGATTGGGATATTGTACAAGTGAAAAAAGCGGTAATAAAATGCTCGAAAAAAACGGTACTTTTGTCCATCTCGGAAAAACTGAACTCGCAGCATCGTTATAAAACCTGTGATATTAATGCCATTAATACGATTATAACGGAGCTGGATCCCGAGAACGACTTGTTAAGCTCATTTAGAAACCACGATATTAGAATTCTCTAA
- the nagB gene encoding glucosamine-6-phosphate deaminase, which yields MKTILEKNGTDIKYRPVGQFEETRFEKIHNVIFSDSNEASIKVAEEIADLIQKKQEAGKKCVLGLATGSSPIRVYEELVRMHKEEGLSFKNVITFNLDEYLPMEKDNRQSYWYFMHEHLFNHVDIPTDNIHIPDGTIAGEKVIEYCIAYDNEIKKNGGLDFQLLGIGRTGHIGFNEPGSHYNSGTRVITLDHITRVDAAPAFLGIDHVPRKAITMGISTVMGAKRIVLLGWGQNKADIIKKTVEGPISAQVPATYLQNHKNCTFVLDTGAGSELTRNKTPWLVDESLEWTEELTAKAIVWLCNETGKSILSLTDKDYNDNGMSGLLALEDSYDLNIKMFNRLQHTITGWPGGKPNADDSSRPERAEPIKKKVIIFSPHPDDDVISMGGTFDRLVEQGHDVHVVYQTSGNIAVSDTDALRYAEISKRISPSEEAQKIIDSIKNKNDSSFDSLEVRKLKGNIRRGESYAAVRYLGLDDSNVHFLDLPFYETGTIKKNNLSEADIEIMIDIIAQIKPHQIFAAGDLADPHGTHKVCLDAVFEAMKRLQSEPFMKDCWLWLYRGAWHEWDVNEIEMAVPMSPDQVLKKRYAIFCHQSQKDGVMFQGDDSREFWMRAEERNKDTAERYRALGLSHYAAMEAFVRHKFE from the coding sequence ATGAAAACAATTCTAGAAAAAAACGGAACCGACATCAAGTATAGACCGGTGGGCCAATTTGAAGAAACCCGATTCGAAAAGATACACAATGTCATATTTTCCGATTCCAACGAGGCCTCGATAAAGGTGGCCGAAGAAATTGCCGACTTGATACAAAAAAAACAGGAAGCCGGAAAAAAATGCGTCTTGGGATTGGCTACGGGTTCATCGCCGATTCGGGTCTACGAAGAGCTCGTCCGTATGCACAAAGAAGAAGGGCTCAGCTTTAAAAACGTAATCACCTTCAACCTTGACGAATACCTGCCCATGGAAAAAGACAATCGGCAGAGCTATTGGTACTTTATGCACGAACATCTTTTCAACCATGTAGACATTCCTACAGACAACATACATATTCCCGACGGTACTATTGCCGGTGAAAAGGTAATTGAATACTGTATTGCCTATGACAATGAAATCAAAAAGAACGGGGGACTCGATTTTCAACTTTTAGGGATAGGCCGAACCGGACATATCGGTTTTAACGAACCTGGATCACACTACAATTCAGGCACGCGTGTGATAACGCTCGACCACATTACCCGTGTTGATGCCGCCCCTGCCTTTTTAGGAATCGACCACGTGCCCAGAAAGGCCATAACCATGGGTATCTCAACCGTAATGGGCGCCAAACGTATCGTTCTTTTAGGATGGGGACAAAACAAGGCCGATATTATCAAAAAGACGGTAGAAGGCCCCATTTCGGCCCAAGTACCCGCCACCTACCTACAAAACCACAAAAACTGCACCTTTGTATTAGACACCGGAGCGGGAAGCGAATTGACCCGAAACAAGACGCCATGGTTGGTTGACGAATCGCTGGAATGGACGGAAGAACTCACGGCAAAAGCCATTGTTTGGCTTTGTAACGAAACCGGCAAATCGATTTTAAGCCTGACCGACAAGGATTATAACGATAACGGTATGTCGGGACTATTGGCCCTTGAAGATTCGTACGACCTTAACATCAAAATGTTCAACAGGTTGCAACACACCATTACGGGGTGGCCCGGTGGAAAACCGAATGCCGACGATTCAAGCCGGCCCGAACGTGCGGAACCGATCAAAAAAAAGGTCATCATTTTTAGTCCCCACCCTGATGACGATGTCATTTCCATGGGAGGTACCTTCGACCGCCTAGTAGAACAGGGCCACGATGTACATGTCGTATACCAAACCTCAGGAAACATTGCGGTATCGGATACCGACGCCCTTCGTTACGCGGAAATCTCAAAACGGATTTCACCTTCTGAAGAAGCGCAAAAGATCATCGATAGCATAAAAAACAAAAACGACAGCAGTTTCGATTCACTGGAAGTAAGAAAGCTCAAGGGAAATATTCGCCGAGGGGAATCTTATGCCGCAGTACGGTACTTAGGACTTGACGATTCGAACGTTCACTTTTTAGACCTCCCCTTTTACGAAACGGGCACCATAAAGAAAAACAATCTTTCCGAAGCCGATATTGAAATTATGATCGATATCATTGCCCAGATCAAACCGCACCAGATTTTTGCCGCAGGTGATTTGGCCGACCCGCACGGAACGCACAAAGTATGTTTAGACGCTGTTTTTGAAGCCATGAAACGCTTGCAATCAGAACCTTTTATGAAAGATTGCTGGTTATGGCTTTACCGAGGTGCTTGGCATGAATGGGATGTCAACGAAATAGAAATGGCCGTACCTATGAGTCCGGATCAGGTCCTTAAAAAACGCTATGCCATATTCTGCCACCAATCACAAAAAGATGGGGTCATGTTTCAGGGAGACGATTCCCGTGAATTCTGGATGCGTGCAGAAGAACGCAACAAAGACACGGCCGAGCGCTATCGGGCCCTAGGTCTTTCGCACTATGCCGCTATGGAAGCTTTTGTACGACACAAATTCGAATAG
- a CDS encoding PQQ-dependent sugar dehydrogenase, with protein sequence MRNSVLSITLAAITLSYSCAQSTENKVDTPVNTPYSAELMIDELQTPWGFVFLGKNELLITEKSGELIHYKDGNKTKVKNVPEVYARGQGGLLDIELHPDFKNNGWIYISYASQEGEGKGGHTALMRCKLKDNSLSHKELLYKASPNTTKGQHFGSRIEFDNDGYLYLSIGERGARDENPQDITRDGGKIYRFYDDGRIPGDNPFTGKKNAKTAIYSYGHRNPQGLAIHPETGEIWENEHGPRGGDEINIIKAGANYGWPLVTYGINYSGTSITDKTEMEGMTQPIHYWVPSIAPSGMAFVTTDTYKGWKGSILVGSLKFQYMERLQMEGDKVVKREKLLSDLGRVRDIKEGPDGLIYVAVEGKGIYKLVPSP encoded by the coding sequence ATGCGAAATAGTGTACTATCGATTACCCTAGCTGCCATAACACTTAGTTATTCATGCGCGCAAAGCACTGAAAACAAGGTAGATACGCCCGTAAACACCCCCTACTCGGCCGAGCTTATGATCGATGAACTGCAGACTCCGTGGGGATTTGTTTTTCTAGGGAAAAACGAACTGTTGATTACGGAAAAATCAGGGGAACTGATCCATTACAAAGATGGAAACAAAACAAAAGTTAAGAATGTACCCGAAGTCTATGCTCGTGGCCAAGGCGGTCTATTGGATATTGAGCTACATCCCGATTTCAAAAACAATGGTTGGATCTATATTTCATACGCCTCTCAGGAAGGGGAAGGCAAGGGGGGACACACGGCATTGATGCGCTGCAAACTAAAAGACAACTCACTAAGCCATAAGGAGTTGTTATATAAAGCATCTCCCAACACTACCAAAGGCCAACATTTTGGTTCACGTATTGAATTTGATAACGATGGTTACCTTTATTTGTCAATTGGCGAGCGCGGGGCCCGTGATGAAAACCCTCAAGATATTACCCGTGATGGCGGAAAAATTTATCGCTTTTACGATGATGGAAGAATTCCTGGAGACAATCCGTTTACAGGAAAGAAAAATGCCAAAACCGCCATTTACAGTTATGGGCACAGAAACCCGCAAGGCTTGGCCATACACCCCGAAACTGGGGAGATTTGGGAAAACGAGCACGGTCCGAGGGGCGGGGATGAAATCAATATCATAAAGGCCGGTGCCAACTACGGTTGGCCTTTGGTCACCTATGGCATAAACTACAGTGGCACCTCCATTACCGACAAAACCGAAATGGAAGGAATGACCCAACCCATTCACTATTGGGTACCAAGTATAGCCCCTAGCGGAATGGCATTTGTAACCACGGACACGTATAAAGGCTGGAAAGGAAGTATTCTCGTCGGTTCTTTGAAATTTCAGTATATGGAACGGCTTCAGATGGAAGGCGACAAAGTGGTCAAACGCGAAAAACTATTGTCCGATCTAGGCCGCGTCCGCGACATTAAAGAAGGTCCGGACGGACTGATTTACGTGGCCGTAGAGGGAAAGGGCATCTATAAATTAGTGCCAAGCCCATAA
- the murQ gene encoding N-acetylmuramic acid 6-phosphate etherase, whose translation MEYTKITETPSNHNDLEKMDSLSLLRKINEEDQKVADAVAEVIPQISKLVDGLAERFEKGGRLFYIGAGTSGRLGILDASEIPPTFGMPHSRVIGLIAGGDTAIRKSVENAEDDMVQAWKDMMEHHITDNDVVVGIAASGTTPYVLGGIADAKKHGVLTAGITNNPGSPLALAVDIPIEINVGPEFLTGSTRMKSGTSQKLALNMISTALMIRIGRVKGNKMVNMQLSNSKLVDRGTRYVSEGLGIDYAEAEKLLKKHGSVKAAIDAGS comes from the coding sequence ATGGAGTATACCAAAATAACCGAAACCCCTTCAAACCATAATGATTTGGAGAAGATGGACAGTTTGTCCCTTTTACGAAAGATAAATGAGGAAGATCAAAAAGTGGCCGATGCGGTGGCCGAGGTCATTCCACAAATATCAAAACTTGTAGACGGACTCGCCGAACGTTTTGAAAAGGGCGGGCGCTTGTTTTATATCGGTGCCGGAACCAGTGGTAGGCTGGGTATTCTTGACGCATCTGAAATCCCCCCTACCTTTGGAATGCCCCATTCCCGGGTTATTGGACTTATAGCCGGAGGAGATACCGCAATAAGAAAGTCGGTAGAAAATGCGGAAGACGATATGGTACAGGCGTGGAAAGATATGATGGAACACCATATTACCGATAATGATGTTGTTGTGGGAATAGCTGCTTCGGGTACTACACCTTATGTATTGGGAGGTATAGCAGATGCCAAGAAACACGGGGTGTTGACTGCAGGTATAACCAATAATCCCGGTTCTCCCTTAGCTTTGGCGGTAGATATCCCTATAGAAATTAACGTAGGACCCGAATTTCTAACCGGAAGCACCCGTATGAAAAGCGGTACCTCACAAAAATTGGCCCTCAATATGATTTCTACGGCCCTGATGATACGGATCGGACGGGTAAAGGGAAATAAAATGGTCAATATGCAACTGAGCAATAGCAAGTTGGTGGACAGGGGAACCAGGTACGTTTCGGAAGGATTGGGCATTGATTATGCCGAGGCCGAGAAATTATTGAAAAAACACGGTTCGGTAAAAGCGGCAATAGATGCCGGGAGCTAG